The genome window GGTATTGCTGGACGGGAGGGTCGCACCGCGCTGTTGGCAGGCGGTATCTATTCTGATTCCGACGGTACCAGCCTCCGTGAAGGTGGTGAAGATAAGGGATTCCGAAATGCGGGCGGTCTCGCCAAGGTCAATCATCGCTTTGACCAGGGCGGCGGTGTCGGGCTGACTGTGTTTCAGTCCCAGGGCAACACCGAATTTGAGGGTGGGGATACCGATTTCCTGATCCGCGCTGCGGGGCTGCATCTGGAAGCCGTAGCCAGCGACTACTGGCGCACCCGCATCCAGTTCTCCGAGTCCCGGGACGAACAGGATACGTTTGGCTCCTACCCGAGTGTCTACGATACGCTGTCCCGGTCTGCACGCTGGGAGAATACCCTGACGGCGGGTGTTCACGAGTTTGTGATTGGCTCGGAACTGATGGTGGACGAGGTTGACGGCAGTGACCAGTTTGCAGAGGATAGCCGAACCAACAGTGCTGTTTTTGGCCAGGCCCGTTTCAACCTTGACGCCACGGATCTGATGCTGAGCCTGCGCCTGGATGACAACGAGGCCTATGGCAAGGAAGAAACCGGGGGCATTGCCGTCGGTCATCAGTTTGATCGTGCCCACCGTATGCGCCTGAGTTATGCAACCTCCTTCCGGGCACCCACCTTCAATGATCTGTATCTGACCGTGCCTTTCTATTCGGGTAATCCGGACCTGGATCCGGAAGAGGGTCAGATGGTGGAAGCCGGTTTTTCCGGTCGGTATGACACCTGGTTCTGGGACGTCGCTATTTACCAGAATGACATCAAGGATCTGATTACTTACGTCTCCGATCCGGTAACGTTCAATGGCACCATGGAGAATGTGGAGACGGCCCGTATTCGCGGTGTCGAGCTTTCCTCCGGTTTCGAGACGGTTAACTGGAATGTGAGCGCGGCCGTGACCTACGCGGATACCGAGAATCGTGATACCGGCGCGCGCCTGCCTCGCCGGGCGGAGAAGAATGTTCGACTGGATATCGATCGATTATTTGACCAGTGGTCTGTCGGCGCGAGCCTGATCGCTGAAAGCGACCGTTACAACGATGCCGAAAATACCAGCCTGCTGGCGGGTTACGGCACTCTGGATGTACGGGCGATGTGGCGTTTCTACCCGGGATGGTCTGCCGGCTTCAAAGTGGATAACGTGCTGGATCGCCGCTATTCCACCAGCCGCGGTTATGACAGTACTACGTTCGAGCCGTTCGACTATCTGGCTGCGGGTCGCACGTTTATGGCCTCGGTACGCTATGATTTCGCCCAGTAATGCCACCTTGGGGACAGGTTCGATAACCTTATGAATGTGTGCGGGCCAGCCAACTACCTGATTGTTCTTTGCCTGATGCTGCCGGGCCTGGCTCTGGCGGGCCAGCAGTGTGCAGAGGACGGGTTGGCCCGCGACGTTTGTCTGGCAGAACCGGCACGGCGTATTATTTCGCTCTCCCCGGGAGCCACTGAACTGTTGTTCTCGGCCGGTGCCGGGGACAGGCTGTTGGCCGTCAGTGCCTGGAGTGACTATCCGAAAGAAGCGGCGGAGCTGCCCGAGGTGGGTGACAGCAATCGCCTGGATCTGGAAGCAATAGTGGCATTGGCACCGGATCTGGTGGTGGCCTGGGTGGATGGCAATTCCCGGTCTCAGCTCGACAGGTTATCCGCCCTTGGCATCAATGTATTCTGGCTTGCTCCCCGGAGTTTTGAGGATATTGCCCACGCGGTTGAAAGCCTTGGCTTACTGACGGGGCAGCCGGCCCTGGGCGCAGAGCGTGCGGATGCCTTTCTGCAGGGCATGTTGACGCTGGAAAAACGGTTTGCCACTGCCCGCCCGGTAAAGGTGTTCTATCAGGTATGGAGTCAACCGTTGATGACCGTCAACCGGGAGGAACTGATCAGCAAGGCCATTGCACTGTGTGGTGGTATCAACGTGTTTGGTGATCTGCCCCGGCTGGTGCCGAGAATCAGCACCGAGGCGGTAGTCGCCGCGAACCCTGACGTGATTGTCACTGCTGGCCGTGGCGACAGTGACCCGCAATGGCTGGAGCACTGGCAGCAGTTTCCGGAGATGACGG of Marinobacter sediminum contains these proteins:
- a CDS encoding TonB-dependent receptor plug domain-containing protein; translation: MISRLPFPAVLAGAAMATLPLTVAAQSLARTDGLDPIVVTATLGPETVGESLSSVTVIDRDDIQRQQPAEFRDLLQAQPGINVVSDGSYGKTTSVFLRGAGSSGTVLLLDGIRLRSATAGIPPWQFLPPALMGKVELVRGAKSSLYGADAVGGVIQAFTLDPEAGRQGWAGLSGGSHSTAKTSAGIAGREGRTALLAGGIYSDSDGTSLREGGEDKGFRNAGGLAKVNHRFDQGGGVGLTVFQSQGNTEFEGGDTDFLIRAAGLHLEAVASDYWRTRIQFSESRDEQDTFGSYPSVYDTLSRSARWENTLTAGVHEFVIGSELMVDEVDGSDQFAEDSRTNSAVFGQARFNLDATDLMLSLRLDDNEAYGKEETGGIAVGHQFDRAHRMRLSYATSFRAPTFNDLYLTVPFYSGNPDLDPEEGQMVEAGFSGRYDTWFWDVAIYQNDIKDLITYVSDPVTFNGTMENVETARIRGVELSSGFETVNWNVSAAVTYADTENRDTGARLPRRAEKNVRLDIDRLFDQWSVGASLIAESDRYNDAENTSLLAGYGTLDVRAMWRFYPGWSAGFKVDNVLDRRYSTSRGYDSTTFEPFDYLAAGRTFMASVRYDFAQ
- a CDS encoding cobalamin-binding protein, whose product is MNVCGPANYLIVLCLMLPGLALAGQQCAEDGLARDVCLAEPARRIISLSPGATELLFSAGAGDRLLAVSAWSDYPKEAAELPEVGDSNRLDLEAIVALAPDLVVAWVDGNSRSQLDRLSALGINVFWLAPRSFEDIAHAVESLGLLTGQPALGAERADAFLQGMLTLEKRFATARPVKVFYQVWSQPLMTVNREELISKAIALCGGINVFGDLPRLVPRISTEAVVAANPDVIVTAGRGDSDPQWLEHWQQFPEMTAVARDNLFLEPPSLLQRPTFRMLDGARHLCHTLERARARL